In Candidatus Sulfurimonas marisnigri, a single genomic region encodes these proteins:
- a CDS encoding HIT family protein has translation MIIYEESELYIEKEPSEIPWLKIFTKEAYKELGDVPKSLRTRLWEVYDIVEYEMKDYYRPTKINMASFANMLPRVHIHVMARFKDDSHFPNPIWGEKLRESDLKLPDEKEFYKRVKKALEN, from the coding sequence ATGATTATCTATGAAGAGAGTGAGCTATATATTGAGAAAGAGCCAAGTGAAATACCTTGGCTTAAAATATTTACAAAAGAAGCCTACAAAGAGTTAGGTGATGTTCCAAAAAGTTTGAGAACAAGACTTTGGGAAGTATATGACATAGTAGAGTACGAAATGAAGGATTACTACAGACCTACTAAAATAAATATGGCATCCTTTGCAAATATGCTTCCAAGAGTTCATATACATGTGATGGCTAGATTTAAAGATGATAGTCACTTTCCTAATCCTATATGGGGAGAAAAATTACGAGAAAGTGATTTAAAGCTTCCAGATGAAAAAGAGTTTTATAAAAGAGTTAAGAAAGCTTTGGAAAATTAA
- a CDS encoding beta-ketoacyl-ACP synthase III, translating to MAYAAFRSIGAYVPSKILTNEDLSTMVDTTDEWITKRTGIKERHIAAENEFTSDMGTFAAELAIERSGIAKGDIDMVICATISPDYFCMPSTATIIATKLGLGNVTSFDISAACTGFVYILSIAKAFIESGMKKNILIIGAEKLSAITDYTDRSTCILFGDGAGAAVISATENKDEAIIDVHTGSDGAYADLLMTPNGGSGSTHDSLSQEASSCFMQMKGNETFKVAVRTLTKDVVEILQENNIQSSQIKHFVPHQANYRIIKAVGDALKLKDEQVVLTVEKYGNTSGASIPMAINDIYEQGTLKKGELMLLDAFGGGLTWGSALVPFSPLK from the coding sequence ATGGCTTACGCTGCTTTTCGATCTATCGGTGCTTATGTTCCAAGCAAAATTTTAACAAACGAAGATTTATCTACAATGGTCGATACTACAGACGAATGGATAACAAAAAGAACCGGGATAAAAGAACGTCACATTGCTGCTGAAAATGAGTTCACTAGTGATATGGGTACTTTTGCTGCAGAATTGGCAATAGAGAGAAGTGGCATAGCTAAGGGTGACATAGACATGGTTATTTGTGCTACTATCTCTCCAGATTACTTCTGTATGCCTTCAACAGCTACTATAATTGCAACTAAGCTTGGACTTGGTAATGTAACTTCATTTGATATCTCTGCAGCCTGTACAGGTTTTGTATACATTCTCTCAATTGCCAAAGCATTTATTGAATCGGGGATGAAAAAAAATATTCTTATAATCGGTGCAGAAAAATTATCAGCTATTACAGACTATACTGATAGAAGTACATGTATTCTTTTTGGGGACGGTGCTGGTGCTGCAGTTATATCAGCAACTGAAAATAAAGATGAAGCAATTATAGATGTTCATACGGGTTCAGATGGAGCATATGCAGATTTACTTATGACTCCTAATGGTGGAAGTGGCTCTACTCACGACTCTTTAAGTCAAGAGGCCTCAAGTTGTTTTATGCAAATGAAGGGAAATGAAACTTTTAAAGTTGCAGTTCGAACTCTTACAAAAGATGTTGTTGAAATTTTACAAGAGAACAATATTCAAAGTTCACAAATAAAGCATTTTGTGCCACATCAGGCTAACTACAGAATTATTAAGGCAGTTGGTGATGCTCTTAAGCTAAAAGATGAGCAAGTTGTACTTACTGTAGAAAAATATGGAAATACTTCTGGTGCTTCAATACCAATGGCTATAAATGATATATATGAGCAAGGAACACTTAAAAAAGGTGAACTGATGCTTTTAGATGCTTTTGGTGGGGGATTGACTTGGGGAAGCGCTCTAGTCCCTTTTAGCCCGTTAAAATAA
- the plsX gene encoding phosphate acyltransferase PlsX: MVKIAIDAMGGDYGPEPIVKGCILALKKKQFIPILVGKKSEILPLLPKRYRDKISIVEADDVISMSDAATDAVKRKDSSIYKAIELVKNGEADGVVSAGHSGATMTLATLRLGRLQGVLRPALATLMPTKLARRSILLDAGANVDSKAEHIAQFAIMGGCYAEDLLKIETPRIGILANGEEPSKGNEVTKEAFKILVGYKGFKGNVEGGDIYNGSCDVITCDGFVGNLVLKASEGVASTITGLIKDYIRKSPIAITGALLMRKVFRLLKAQMDYAEIGGAPLIGIKGCAIVSHGKSNPKAIQNAIFQAINYVDTGVNEHIVERLEALKNKEI, translated from the coding sequence ATGGTTAAGATTGCTATTGACGCAATGGGCGGGGACTACGGTCCTGAGCCAATTGTTAAGGGTTGTATTCTAGCGCTTAAGAAAAAGCAATTTATACCTATACTTGTAGGAAAAAAATCAGAAATTTTACCTCTGTTACCAAAACGTTATAGAGATAAGATTTCTATAGTAGAAGCAGATGACGTTATATCTATGAGTGATGCAGCTACTGATGCTGTAAAACGTAAAGATAGTAGTATCTACAAAGCTATTGAACTGGTAAAAAATGGTGAAGCAGATGGTGTTGTATCAGCCGGTCATAGCGGGGCTACAATGACACTTGCAACGCTTAGACTAGGACGCCTTCAAGGTGTACTTCGTCCTGCATTAGCTACATTGATGCCAACAAAGCTTGCTAGACGATCAATATTACTAGATGCTGGTGCAAATGTTGATTCAAAAGCTGAACATATCGCACAGTTTGCCATTATGGGTGGATGTTATGCAGAGGATCTATTGAAGATAGAGACCCCTAGAATTGGTATTCTTGCTAATGGTGAAGAGCCATCCAAAGGTAACGAAGTAACAAAAGAAGCATTTAAAATCTTGGTTGGATATAAAGGATTCAAAGGTAACGTTGAGGGTGGTGATATATATAATGGTAGTTGTGATGTAATAACTTGTGACGGCTTTGTAGGAAATTTAGTCCTAAAAGCAAGTGAAGGTGTTGCATCTACAATTACAGGTCTTATTAAAGATTATATTAGAAAATCACCAATTGCTATTACAGGTGCTCTTTTGATGAGAAAAGTTTTTAGACTTCTCAAAGCACAGATGGATTATGCAGAGATAGGTGGAGCACCACTTATTGGTATAAAAGGGTGTGCAATAGTAAGTCATGGTAAAAGTAATCCCAAAGCTATACAAAATGCAATTTTTCAAGCTATAAACTATGTTGATACTGGAGTTAATGAACATATTGTAGAGAGACTAGAAGCCTTAAAAAACAAGGAAATATAA
- the rpmF gene encoding 50S ribosomal protein L32 — translation MAVPKRRVSHSRSAKRRTHYKITLAKPVKDKDGTYKLPHHINPTTGEYK, via the coding sequence ATGGCAGTACCTAAAAGAAGAGTATCTCATTCACGTTCAGCGAAAAGAAGAACTCACTATAAAATCACTTTAGCTAAACCAGTTAAAGATAAGGATGGAACTTACAAACTTCCACATCATATCAACCCAACTACTGGTGAGTATAAGTAG
- the ndk gene encoding nucleoside-diphosphate kinase — protein MERTLSIIKPDAVAKGVVGKILDRFESASLKIAATRKIQLSRADAEAFYAVHAERPFFGDLVDFMISGPVVVTVLEGENAMQKNRDLMGATNPKEAEAGTIRADFAENIDANAVHGSDSVENAAVEIAFFFSEREIS, from the coding sequence ATGGAACGAACACTATCGATAATAAAGCCAGATGCCGTAGCTAAAGGTGTTGTAGGTAAGATTTTAGACCGTTTTGAGAGTGCTAGTCTTAAAATAGCAGCAACAAGAAAAATTCAACTTTCTCGTGCAGATGCAGAAGCTTTTTATGCAGTTCACGCAGAGAGACCTTTTTTCGGAGACTTAGTTGATTTTATGATTAGCGGTCCAGTAGTTGTAACAGTTTTAGAAGGTGAAAATGCTATGCAGAAGAACCGTGACCTTATGGGTGCTACTAATCCTAAAGAAGCAGAAGCTGGAACAATTCGTGCTGATTTCGCTGAAAATATAGATGCAAATGCAGTTCACGGAAGTGATTCTGTAGAAAATGCAGCTGTTGAAATCGCATTCTTTTTCTCTGAAAGAGAAATTTCTTAA
- a CDS encoding 4Fe-4S dicluster domain-containing protein: MSVIINDTCINCGACIDECPVEAIVDEDDNPTGDEIYYVYSDKCVECVGHHDEPACATACPTEGCITWDAIGESPSHRDDITDDQRSNLQPVVE; the protein is encoded by the coding sequence ATGTCAGTAATTATAAATGATACATGTATTAACTGTGGTGCTTGTATAGATGAGTGTCCAGTAGAAGCGATAGTTGATGAGGATGATAATCCAACAGGTGACGAGATTTACTATGTATATAGTGATAAATGTGTAGAGTGTGTTGGTCATCATGATGAACCAGCATGTGCTACCGCATGTCCTACTGAAGGATGTATTACTTGGGATGCTATCGGTGAAAGCCCATCGCATCGTGATGATATTACAGACGATCAGCGTTCAAATCTACAGCCTGTAGTAGAATAG
- the metK gene encoding methionine adenosyltransferase, with protein MTKEYIFTSESVTEGHPDKMADQISDAILDYIIEHDPNARVACETLVSNGFCVIAGELKTTAYAPMQEIARKVIQEIGYTDATYGFDYRAAAVLNGIGEQSPDINQGVDQANGEIGAGDQGLMFGYACRETDVLMPLPIYLAHNLTRRLAEVRKEGIIPYLRPDGKAQISVKYIGDKPVSVETVVISTQHAPDVSQDKIHEDVINEVIKDVIPAEMMSESTVFHINPTGKFVIGGPQGDAGLTGRKIIVDTYGGSCPHGGGAFSGKDPTKVDRSAAYAARWVAKNLVAAGACDKVTLQIAYAIGVIQPVSIMVDTHGTFKVEEEKIEKCVRDLFDLSPKGIIDSLNLLRPIYRRTAAYGHFGREEDGFTWELTDRVVDIKEYLKL; from the coding sequence ATGACGAAAGAGTATATATTTACTTCAGAGTCTGTAACAGAAGGGCACCCTGATAAGATGGCAGATCAAATCAGTGATGCAATTCTGGATTATATTATTGAACATGATCCAAATGCACGCGTTGCGTGTGAGACATTGGTATCAAATGGTTTTTGTGTAATTGCAGGCGAACTGAAAACAACGGCTTATGCCCCAATGCAAGAGATTGCAAGAAAAGTTATTCAAGAGATTGGATACACAGATGCAACTTATGGTTTTGACTATAGAGCCGCAGCAGTTTTAAATGGGATAGGAGAACAGTCTCCTGATATTAACCAAGGTGTTGATCAGGCTAATGGCGAGATTGGTGCCGGTGATCAAGGACTGATGTTCGGTTATGCTTGCCGTGAAACAGATGTTCTTATGCCTTTACCAATTTACTTGGCTCACAATCTAACCAGAAGATTAGCAGAGGTTCGTAAAGAGGGGATTATTCCATATCTTCGTCCTGATGGAAAAGCACAAATAAGTGTTAAATATATAGGTGACAAGCCCGTTTCAGTTGAGACTGTTGTTATTTCAACACAACATGCTCCGGATGTTTCCCAAGACAAAATACATGAAGATGTGATAAATGAAGTAATAAAGGATGTTATACCTGCAGAGATGATGAGTGAAAGTACAGTTTTTCATATCAATCCAACTGGAAAATTTGTAATAGGCGGACCACAAGGTGATGCAGGACTTACCGGTAGAAAAATAATAGTTGATACATATGGTGGCTCTTGCCCTCATGGCGGTGGTGCATTTAGCGGAAAAGATCCAACCAAGGTTGACAGAAGTGCCGCTTATGCTGCAAGATGGGTAGCCAAAAATTTGGTTGCAGCTGGTGCATGTGATAAAGTAACTTTGCAAATCGCATATGCGATAGGTGTTATTCAGCCAGTTTCTATTATGGTTGATACTCACGGGACATTTAAAGTAGAAGAAGAAAAAATAGAAAAATGTGTAAGAGATCTTTTTGATCTCTCTCCAAAAGGTATTATAGACTCCTTGAATCTTCTCCGACCTATTTACAGAAGAACAGCAGCCTATGGTCACTTTGGAAGAGAAGAAGATGGTTTTACTTGGGAGCTTACAGATAGAGTAGTAGATATTAAAGAGTACTTAAAACTTTAA
- the pgm gene encoding phosphoglucomutase (alpha-D-glucose-1,6-bisphosphate-dependent), with product MTHKNAGKKVSSSNLINIPNLISDYYTKTPNMSESSQMVAFGTSGHRGSSFKNSFNEAHIFAIMQAVCDYRKSNGINGRLFIAKDTHALSTPAQLSALQVCIANSVDCAIAQNDGYVPTPVLSFTVIEANKTSKELCDGIVITPSHNPPQDGGFKYNPPNGGPADTDATSVIEANANEYLKNSLNGVKKVSVEEALNKAAQIDFTTPYVEALSSIIDMDLLKSSKLNVGVDPLGGSGIEVYKKINEIYGLRLEIVNENVDPTFSFMSCDHDGKVRMDCSSPYAMTSLIALKDKYDLAFANDPDFDRHGIVTKSVGLMNPNHYLSVAIWYLFQYRKSWSPLLKIGKTLVSSSMIDRVAKSINREVIEVPVGFKWFVNGLSDGSIGFGGEESAGASFLRKDGSAWTTDKDGIILNLLAFEITEKLKKDPGTIYKELESQFGVSYYERSDAEASPEQKTKLKKLSPDDIVSKSLAGEKIEGIFTKAPGNSKAIGGLKVTTKNGWFAARPSGTEDIYKIYAESFISREHLSLIQEEAKTLVLSVIG from the coding sequence ATGACACATAAAAACGCAGGAAAAAAAGTCTCTTCTTCTAATCTAATAAATATTCCTAATCTTATTTCTGACTACTACACAAAAACGCCAAATATGTCAGAAAGTTCTCAAATGGTTGCTTTTGGCACATCAGGTCACCGTGGTTCATCTTTTAAAAATAGCTTTAATGAGGCACATATTTTTGCTATTATGCAGGCTGTATGTGATTATAGAAAAAGTAATGGTATCAACGGCAGACTTTTTATTGCAAAAGACACACACGCTCTCTCAACGCCTGCGCAACTCTCTGCACTGCAAGTTTGTATAGCTAATAGTGTTGATTGTGCAATAGCACAAAATGATGGTTACGTGCCAACCCCCGTACTATCATTCACTGTTATAGAGGCAAACAAAACCTCTAAAGAGCTTTGTGATGGTATTGTTATCACTCCATCACATAATCCTCCCCAAGACGGAGGGTTTAAATATAACCCGCCAAACGGTGGCCCTGCTGACACCGATGCAACTTCTGTTATTGAAGCAAATGCAAATGAGTATCTTAAAAATTCTCTAAATGGTGTAAAAAAAGTGAGCGTAGAAGAGGCTCTTAATAAGGCGGCTCAAATAGATTTTACCACCCCATATGTAGAAGCGCTATCAAGTATAATTGACATGGATCTTTTAAAGTCAAGTAAACTAAATGTTGGTGTTGACCCACTTGGCGGTTCAGGGATAGAAGTTTATAAAAAAATAAATGAGATTTATGGGCTTAGACTTGAAATCGTAAATGAAAATGTTGACCCTACCTTTAGTTTTATGTCATGTGATCATGATGGAAAAGTGAGAATGGACTGCTCATCTCCATACGCAATGACATCACTAATCGCATTAAAGGACAAATATGACCTAGCTTTTGCTAATGACCCAGATTTTGACCGTCATGGGATTGTGACTAAAAGTGTTGGGCTTATGAACCCCAACCACTATTTATCTGTTGCTATTTGGTATCTTTTTCAATACCGCAAGAGTTGGTCACCTTTACTAAAAATAGGAAAAACACTTGTTTCAAGTTCCATGATTGACAGAGTTGCAAAATCTATAAACCGTGAGGTTATTGAAGTACCGGTTGGGTTTAAGTGGTTTGTAAACGGGTTAAGCGATGGAAGTATAGGTTTTGGCGGTGAAGAGAGTGCCGGCGCCTCTTTTTTACGTAAAGACGGTTCTGCATGGACAACCGACAAAGATGGAATTATTTTAAATCTTCTTGCTTTTGAAATTACAGAAAAACTCAAAAAAGACCCTGGTACTATATATAAAGAGCTAGAATCGCAGTTTGGTGTCTCTTACTATGAAAGAAGTGATGCTGAAGCATCGCCTGAACAAAAAACAAAACTTAAAAAACTATCTCCTGATGATATAGTATCTAAGAGTTTAGCCGGTGAAAAGATAGAGGGTATTTTCACGAAAGCCCCAGGAAATAGCAAGGCTATTGGTGGACTAAAAGTAACTACAAAAAATGGATGGTTTGCGGCACGCCCATCAGGAACAGAAGATATATACAAAATATATGCAGAGAGTTTTATCTCAAGAGAACATCTCTCTCTTATTCAAGAAGAGGCAAAAACATTAGTACTTAGCGTAATTGGATAA
- a CDS encoding peroxiredoxin: MLVTNQAPDFTATTVLADGSIVEDFKLSENFGEKGTVLFFYPLDFTFVCPSELIAFSHRIEDFKSRGVNVIGVSVDSQFSHFAWRETPVNNGGIGRIKYPLVADLTKQISKDYDVLFGEAVALRGSFLIDGKGIVRHAVINDLPLGRNIDEMIRMVDAMQFTDEHGEVCAAGWQKGDEGMKATTEGVAEYLGKHEGDL, encoded by the coding sequence ATGTTAGTAACAAACCAAGCTCCAGATTTTACAGCAACAACAGTTTTAGCAGATGGCTCAATAGTAGAAGATTTTAAATTATCAGAAAACTTTGGTGAAAAAGGTACAGTTTTATTCTTTTATCCATTGGACTTTACTTTTGTATGTCCGTCTGAACTTATTGCATTTTCTCACAGAATTGAAGATTTCAAAAGCCGTGGTGTAAATGTTATTGGTGTTTCTGTTGATAGCCAATTTTCACACTTTGCATGGAGAGAAACTCCAGTAAACAATGGTGGTATAGGCCGTATCAAATACCCACTTGTAGCTGACCTTACAAAACAAATCTCTAAAGATTATGATGTACTTTTTGGCGAAGCTGTAGCGCTTCGTGGATCATTCCTTATTGATGGTAAAGGAATTGTTCGTCATGCAGTAATAAATGATTTACCACTTGGTCGTAATATTGATGAGATGATTCGTATGGTAGATGCAATGCAGTTTACTGATGAGCACGGTGAAGTATGTGCTGCTGGTTGGCAAAAAGGTGACGAAGGTATGAAAGCAACAACTGAAGGTGTAGCTGAGTATCTTGGTAAACACGAGGGCGATTTATAA
- a CDS encoding DMT family transporter, whose product MLSRIDRGVLYMLAGALISAINGALTKILADEMSALEIVFFRNLLGIALILYALKHTAPKLSGGKFYMLISRGVYGFLAMILFFYTITVIPLGEAITLNKTSPLFVSILAYYLLKEHLSLNTIFALILGFLGIILIVKPFGFTISYAHFLGILGGFFAAAAYTTIKKIKDIYDSRVIVLSFVGIGTILPAFGFLLAPYVDAPEAISFMFPVFTIPNTFYVWSLVIFMGLISTLSQWLLTKAYSASKVSIIGVISYTNIPFSIGFGWMLGDALPDIYTYMGIGLIILGGILVGKKK is encoded by the coding sequence TTGTTAAGTAGAATAGATAGAGGTGTACTCTATATGCTCGCAGGTGCATTAATATCTGCAATAAATGGGGCACTCACAAAAATCCTAGCTGATGAGATGAGTGCATTAGAAATTGTCTTCTTTCGTAACCTTTTAGGTATAGCACTTATACTCTATGCACTAAAGCATACAGCTCCAAAATTAAGTGGCGGTAAGTTCTACATGTTAATCTCTCGCGGGGTATATGGCTTCTTGGCAATGATACTGTTTTTTTACACAATCACAGTCATTCCGCTAGGTGAGGCGATTACTTTAAACAAGACTTCACCTTTGTTTGTCTCAATCTTAGCCTACTACCTTCTAAAAGAGCATCTGAGTCTTAACACTATCTTTGCCCTTATACTTGGTTTTTTAGGGATAATTTTAATAGTAAAACCTTTTGGATTTACTATATCGTATGCTCATTTCTTAGGAATACTCGGCGGATTTTTCGCAGCAGCTGCATATACGACTATAAAAAAGATAAAAGATATATATGACTCTAGAGTTATAGTCCTCTCTTTTGTGGGAATTGGGACAATACTTCCAGCATTTGGTTTTTTACTAGCACCATATGTGGATGCACCAGAGGCTATAAGTTTTATGTTTCCAGTTTTTACTATTCCAAACACATTTTATGTCTGGTCGCTTGTAATCTTTATGGGACTTATCTCGACACTATCTCAATGGTTACTAACAAAAGCATACAGCGCTTCAAAAGTAAGTATAATCGGTGTAATCAGCTACACAAACATCCCATTTTCCATAGGTTTTGGATGGATGCTAGGAGATGCACTTCCTGACATATATACTTATATGGGAATAGGGCTTATTATACTTGGCGGGATTTTGGTAGGTAAGAAAAAGTAA
- a CDS encoding ATP-dependent DNA helicase: protein MNYLKNVIEKLQAKKNVFLTGGAGVGKTTITRDVIKAYEEDAKKVAKLASTGMAATLISGQTLHSFLDLGIASNIEELEKNGKLEIKAKVKKLLSSMELIVIDEISMVSDTLFDMIRVRLTQAEFKGSLLVVGDFLQLPPVVRGYGDVKFAFESSSWDKFGFETVELTHIYRTDDKEFIELLAHVRGGFVNEHVHNSLNEFIKPLPEDLSEFTFLFGKNNSASFHNKNQLSFVDSELFIKEAQVIKHLKTTKDFEIERFMGDARIEKELELKVGVPVLFTRNSWNYFNGERGLIVNVDNNFVYVQKSDGVVVKLEAIAQSKSMWKEKSISGKKEIVEEPVFSVYQYPIKLAYAITIHKSQGMSIEDLIIETNEIFAPSQFYVAISRSSNPKRLNLIAPAKQWREIVFVNSKALEFVKVKQSC, encoded by the coding sequence ATGAATTATTTGAAAAATGTTATTGAAAAACTACAGGCAAAAAAGAACGTTTTTTTAACCGGCGGGGCAGGGGTTGGCAAAACAACCATTACTAGAGATGTCATAAAAGCTTACGAAGAAGATGCAAAAAAAGTTGCAAAATTAGCTTCGACTGGAATGGCGGCTACGCTTATAAGTGGGCAGACTCTGCACAGTTTTTTAGATTTAGGAATTGCTTCAAACATAGAAGAGCTAGAGAAAAATGGCAAGCTAGAGATCAAAGCGAAAGTGAAAAAACTCCTCTCTAGTATGGAGCTAATCGTTATAGATGAAATCTCCATGGTAAGTGATACTCTTTTTGACATGATAAGAGTTAGGCTGACTCAAGCAGAGTTTAAAGGCTCCCTTCTTGTTGTAGGTGACTTTTTACAACTCCCTCCTGTAGTTCGTGGATATGGCGATGTTAAGTTTGCTTTTGAATCATCATCTTGGGATAAGTTTGGGTTTGAAACAGTAGAATTGACACATATTTATAGAACTGATGACAAGGAGTTTATAGAACTTTTAGCACATGTTAGAGGTGGTTTTGTAAACGAACATGTACATAATTCCCTCAATGAATTTATAAAACCGCTCCCAGAAGATTTAAGTGAGTTTACTTTTCTTTTTGGCAAAAACAACTCAGCTTCATTTCACAATAAAAATCAGCTCTCTTTTGTAGATAGCGAACTGTTTATAAAAGAGGCTCAGGTCATTAAACATTTAAAGACTACTAAAGATTTTGAGATAGAGCGTTTTATGGGTGATGCAAGGATAGAAAAAGAGCTGGAGTTAAAAGTAGGAGTTCCGGTTCTTTTTACAAGAAACTCTTGGAACTATTTTAACGGTGAGAGAGGTTTGATCGTAAATGTTGACAACAACTTTGTATATGTTCAAAAAAGTGACGGTGTTGTTGTAAAACTTGAAGCAATCGCACAAAGCAAGAGCATGTGGAAAGAAAAAAGCATAAGTGGTAAAAAAGAGATTGTTGAAGAGCCTGTTTTTAGTGTTTACCAGTACCCAATAAAACTAGCTTATGCTATTACAATTCATAAATCACAAGGTATGTCTATTGAGGATTTGATAATAGAGACTAATGAGATATTTGCACCATCGCAGTTTTATGTGGCGATATCAAGAAGTTCTAATCCCAAAAGGTTGAACCTTATTGCGCCAGCAAAACAGTGGAGAGAGATAGTTTTTGTAAACTCTAAAGCCTTGGAATTTGTTAAAGTGAAACAAAGTTGTTAA
- a CDS encoding vWA domain-containing protein: MTLQQKISQAKAKLLVDYPLFGTIASRLELSINDDIQSFKSNGVKLEYNSDFFQGLELSEMEFVFANGAMHASLAHESRKNGRSGWLWQLATDYAVNDMLVENGLERPHEAHYSKRFSGLYAEEIYAELKADILREDEGLEYEADDVNDIHPNNSNEDEQNEINPEAQNETIQTEQLFEEFAKATIEAEIKNGEIPAAIERFFNLTCKGKIDWRDEIKAALDRFHKDDYTLLPPNKKFLHVGIYLPSCISQRFKLVVAVDSSGSIDEKLLNEFLSELNFLMNTIQNYEIELLICDDKIQSHKTFYSGDILEADLKGGGATDFRAVFEFIQNELEDTKLLLYFTDLDGIFPHVAPFYDVKWISQKVAEVPFGEVILLED; the protein is encoded by the coding sequence ATGACATTACAACAAAAAATCTCACAAGCAAAAGCTAAACTATTAGTTGATTATCCACTTTTTGGAACGATAGCTTCAAGGTTGGAGCTGAGCATAAATGATGATATACAAAGCTTTAAAAGCAACGGTGTAAAGCTGGAGTATAACAGCGATTTTTTTCAAGGCTTGGAACTGAGTGAGATGGAGTTTGTCTTTGCAAACGGGGCTATGCACGCTTCCTTGGCTCATGAGTCCCGTAAAAACGGCAGAAGTGGCTGGCTATGGCAACTGGCGACCGACTATGCAGTAAATGACATGTTGGTTGAGAATGGTTTAGAGAGGCCCCATGAGGCACACTACTCAAAAAGATTTAGCGGACTCTATGCGGAGGAGATTTATGCCGAGCTAAAAGCTGACATACTTCGTGAGGATGAAGGTTTGGAGTATGAAGCTGATGATGTGAATGATATTCATCCTAATAACTCAAACGAAGATGAACAAAATGAGATTAACCCAGAAGCACAAAATGAAACTATCCAAACAGAACAACTCTTTGAGGAGTTTGCAAAAGCAACTATTGAGGCAGAGATAAAAAATGGCGAAATCCCAGCTGCGATAGAGAGGTTTTTCAATCTTACATGTAAGGGTAAAATTGATTGGCGAGACGAGATAAAAGCGGCACTCGACAGGTTTCATAAAGATGACTACACTCTTTTGCCACCCAATAAAAAATTTCTACATGTAGGGATATATTTGCCCTCATGTATAAGCCAAAGATTTAAGTTGGTAGTGGCGGTGGACAGCTCAGGCTCAATAGATGAAAAACTTTTAAATGAGTTTTTAAGTGAGTTGAACTTTCTTATGAATACAATTCAAAACTACGAAATAGAGCTGCTGATTTGTGACGATAAAATCCAATCACATAAAACTTTTTACAGTGGCGATATTTTGGAAGCCGATTTAAAAGGTGGTGGAGCTACAGACTTTAGAGCTGTTTTTGAGTTTATACAAAATGAGCTTGAAGATACAAAATTGCTTCTGTATTTTACGGATTTAGATGGAATATTTCCACATGTAGCTCCATTTTATGATGTAAAATGGATAAGCCAAAAAGTGGCTGAAGTTCCATTTGGAGAAGTTATACTTTTAGAGGATTAG
- a CDS encoding helix-turn-helix domain-containing protein: MQEVSQSDIDTLYRTIGTNVMCLRKAKGMSQLELALAIGLKSVGLVSVAEIYHNKKHFNIEHLYKISIALDVKISDFFEGVVDIKRICREVDNNSDC, from the coding sequence ATGCAAGAAGTTTCTCAGTCGGATATTGATACTCTTTATCGTACTATTGGTACAAATGTAATGTGCTTAAGAAAAGCAAAAGGGATGTCACAACTTGAATTGGCTCTTGCAATTGGGCTAAAATCGGTAGGGCTTGTTTCTGTTGCTGAGATTTACCATAACAAAAAACATTTTAATATTGAACACCTCTATAAAATTTCCATAGCACTTGATGTGAAAATTAGTGATTTTTTTGAGGGAGTAGTAGATATTAAGAGGATTTGTAGAGAAGTTGACAACAATAGTGATTGTTGA